Proteins encoded together in one Urocitellus parryii isolate mUroPar1 chromosome 3, mUroPar1.hap1, whole genome shotgun sequence window:
- the LOC113198762 gene encoding tubulin beta-4B chain-like, producing MREIVLIQAGRCGNQIGAKFWEVISDEHGIDPTGSYHGDSNLQLERINVYYNEASGNKYVPRAILVDLEPGTMDSVRSGPFGQIFKPDNFVFGQSGAGNNWAKGHYTEGAELMDSVLDMVRKEAESCDCLQGFQLTHSLGGGTGSGMGTLLISNIREEYPDRIMNTFSVMPSPKVSDTVVEPYNATLSVHQLVENTDETFCIDNEALYDIHFRTLKLPTPTYGDLNHLVSVTMSGVTTCLRFPGQLNADLRKLAVNMVPFPRLHFFMPGFSPLTSRGSMQYRALTVPELTQQMFDSKNMMAACDPRQGRYLAVAAIFRGRMSMKEVDEQMFNVQNRNSSYFVDWIPHNVKTAMCDIPPRGLKMSATFIGNNTAIQELFKRISEQFTAMFRRKAFLHWYTGEGMDEMEFTQAESNLNDLVSEYQQYQEATTEELGEFEEEEEEEAAV from the exons ATGCGTGAAATTGTGCTCATCCAGGCAGGCCGATGCGGCAATCAGATCGGCGCCAAG ttttggGAGGTCATCAGTGATGAACATGGCATTGACCCCACTGGCAGTTATCATGGAGATAGTAACTTACAGCTGGAGAGAATCAATGTGTACTACAATGAAGCATCTG GCAACAAATATGTTCCTCGGGCCATCCTAGTGGACCTAGAGCCAGGAACAATGGACTCGGTGAGATCGGGACCATTCGGCCAGATATTCAAGCCAGACAACTTTGTGTTTG GCCAGAGTGGTGCAGGGAATAACTGGGCCAAGGGCCACTACACAGAGGGAGCCGAGCTGATGGACTCCGTGCTGGACATGgtgaggaaggaggcagagagctGTGACTGTCTCCAGGGCTTCCAGCTGACCCACTCACTGGGGGGTGGCACTGGATCTGGCATGGGCACCCTGCTCATCAGCAATATCCGAGAGGAGTACCCAGACCGCATCATGAACACCTTCAGCGTCATGCCTTCGCCCAAGGTGTCGGACACCGTGGTGGAGCCCTACAATGCCACCCTCTCTGTCCACCAACTGGTAGAAAACACAGATGAAACCTTCTGCATCGACAACGAGGCCCTATATGACATCCATTTCCGCACCCTGAAACTGCCCACCCCCACTTACGGGGACCTCAATCACCTGGTGTCGGTCACCATGAGCGGGGTCACCACGTGCCTGCGCTTCCCGGGCCAGCTGAACGCAGACCTGCGCAAGCTGGCCGTGAACATGGTGCCCTTTCCACGCCTGCACTTCTTCATGCCCGGCTTCTCGCCCCTGACCAGCCGGGGCAGCATGCAGTACCGCGCCCTGACGGTGCCCGAGCTCACCCAGCAGATGTTTGACTCCAAGAACATGATGGCCGCGTGCGACCCCCGCCAGGGTCGCTACCTGGCCGTGGCTGCCATCTTCCGAGGCCGCATGTCCATGAAGGAGGTGGACGAGCAGATGTTCAACGTACAGAACAGGAACAGCAGCTACTTTGTGGATTGGATCCCCCACAACGTGAAGACGGCCATGTGTGACATCCCACCGCGGGGCCTCAAGATGTCAGCCACCTTCATCGGCAACAACACGGCCATCCAGGAGCTCTTCAAGCGCATCTCTGAGCAGTTCACGGCTATGTTCCGGCGCAAGGCCTTCCTGCACTGGTACACAGGGGAGGGCATGGACGAGATGGAGTTCACCCAGGCCGAGAGTAACCTGAATGACCTGGTCTCCGAGTACCAGCAGTATCAGGAGGCCACCACCGAGGAACTGGGAGAgtttgaggaggaggaagaagaggaggcagCAGTTTAG